A window of Ictidomys tridecemlineatus isolate mIctTri1 chromosome 1, mIctTri1.hap1, whole genome shotgun sequence contains these coding sequences:
- the Syce1 gene encoding synaptonemal complex central element protein 1 isoform X1, giving the protein MAARPRPSAVEPAGAADPAQGAEGPRGQDVSTQKIEGLMEMVKKLQKAGSLEPQIEVLINRINEVQQAKKKASEELGEARTVWDALQKELDSLHEEKVHLKEILSKKQESLRILRLHCQEKESEAQRKHTLLQECKERIFALNSQIEEEKNKQRQLRLDFEEQLEALMGQHKDLWEFHRPEQLAREICTLDSSKEQLLKEEKLVEVKLEDVKHRLCSLCMPEGPSTLTEGLFLRSQEAAATVQLFKEENQKAEELLEAASQHHQQLQQRCQQLQQKRQRLKEELEKHGLQVPAQTQSLQEEGAGPQKASPKTLEVHEEKDSDLPTKQGLMPF; this is encoded by the exons ATGGCGGCCAGGCCCCGACCCTCAGCGGTGGAGCCCGCGGGAGCCGCGGACCCGGCCCAGGGAGCCGAGGGCCCCAGAG GGCAGGATGTGTCTACACAAAAAATCGAAGGCTTGATGGAAATGGTGAAAAAGCTGCAGAAAG CTGGAAGTCTAGAGCCCCAGATTGAGGTCCTGATTAACCGAATTAATGAGGTTCAGCAAG caaaaaagaaagcgagtgaggagctgggagaggcccgGACAGTCTGGGATGCCCTACAGAAGGAACTCGACTCCT TGCATGAAGAGAAAGTACACCTGAAGGAGATCTTGAGCAAAAAGCAAG AATCCCTAAGGATCCTTCGTCTACACTGCCAGGAGAAGGAGAGTGAGGCACAGAG GAAGCATACCCTGTTGCAAGAGTGCAAGGAGAGAATTTTTGCCCTGAACTCCCAGAttgaggaagagaaaaacaaacaaagacaacTAAG GTTGGATTTTGAAGAACAGCTGGAGGCTCTGATGGGCCAGCACAAGGACCTCTGGGAATTTCAC AGGCCAGAGCAGCTAGCAAGGGAGATCTGCACCCTGGACAGCAGCAAGGAGCAGCTGCTCAAGGAAG AGAAGTTGGTTGAGGTGAAGCTGGAGGATGTAAAGCATCGGCTGTGTTCTCTATGCATGCCTGAGGGGCCCTCCACCCTCACTGAGGGGCTCTTCCTCCGCAGCCAGGAGGCAGCTGCAACAGT GCAGCTATTCAAGGAAGAGAACCAGAAGGCTGAGGAGCTCCTGGAGGCTGCATCCCAGCACCACCAGCAGCTGCAGCAGAGGTGCCAGCAGCTGCAGCAGAAGCGGCAGAG GCTGAAGGAAGAGCTGGAAAAGCATGGATTGCAGGTACCTGCTCAAACCCAGAGTTTGCAAGAGGAAGGAGCTGGCCCACAAAAG GCCAGCCCCAAGACTCTAGAAGTCCACGAGGAGAAAGACTCTGATCTCCCTACCAAGCAGGGCCTGATGCCCTTTTAG
- the Syce1 gene encoding synaptonemal complex central element protein 1 isoform X2 — MAARPRPSAVEPAGAADPAQGAEGPRGQDVSTQKIEGLMEMVKKLQKAGSLEPQIEVLINRINEVQQAKKKASEELGEARTVWDALQKELDSLHEEKVHLKEILSKKQESLRILRLHCQEKESEAQRKHTLLQECKERIFALNSQIEEEKNKQRQLRLDFEEQLEALMGQHKDLWEFHRPEQLAREICTLDSSKEQLLKEEKLVEVKLEDVKHRLCSLCMPEGPSTLTEGLFLRSQEAAATVQLFKEENQKAEELLEAASQHHQQLQQRCQQLQQKRQRLKEELEKHGLQASPKTLEVHEEKDSDLPTKQGLMPF; from the exons ATGGCGGCCAGGCCCCGACCCTCAGCGGTGGAGCCCGCGGGAGCCGCGGACCCGGCCCAGGGAGCCGAGGGCCCCAGAG GGCAGGATGTGTCTACACAAAAAATCGAAGGCTTGATGGAAATGGTGAAAAAGCTGCAGAAAG CTGGAAGTCTAGAGCCCCAGATTGAGGTCCTGATTAACCGAATTAATGAGGTTCAGCAAG caaaaaagaaagcgagtgaggagctgggagaggcccgGACAGTCTGGGATGCCCTACAGAAGGAACTCGACTCCT TGCATGAAGAGAAAGTACACCTGAAGGAGATCTTGAGCAAAAAGCAAG AATCCCTAAGGATCCTTCGTCTACACTGCCAGGAGAAGGAGAGTGAGGCACAGAG GAAGCATACCCTGTTGCAAGAGTGCAAGGAGAGAATTTTTGCCCTGAACTCCCAGAttgaggaagagaaaaacaaacaaagacaacTAAG GTTGGATTTTGAAGAACAGCTGGAGGCTCTGATGGGCCAGCACAAGGACCTCTGGGAATTTCAC AGGCCAGAGCAGCTAGCAAGGGAGATCTGCACCCTGGACAGCAGCAAGGAGCAGCTGCTCAAGGAAG AGAAGTTGGTTGAGGTGAAGCTGGAGGATGTAAAGCATCGGCTGTGTTCTCTATGCATGCCTGAGGGGCCCTCCACCCTCACTGAGGGGCTCTTCCTCCGCAGCCAGGAGGCAGCTGCAACAGT GCAGCTATTCAAGGAAGAGAACCAGAAGGCTGAGGAGCTCCTGGAGGCTGCATCCCAGCACCACCAGCAGCTGCAGCAGAGGTGCCAGCAGCTGCAGCAGAAGCGGCAGAG GCTGAAGGAAGAGCTGGAAAAGCATGGATTGCAG GCCAGCCCCAAGACTCTAGAAGTCCACGAGGAGAAAGACTCTGATCTCCCTACCAAGCAGGGCCTGATGCCCTTTTAG